The genome window TAATATTCCTAAATATGTTCTCCTGCCTTTAACTTTTCTAATATTTCTCTTTACCATAATACCGCTCTATTTAAACCAAAGCGGCCGCCCCTTGATTTTAACAAAAGCCTGATGACTCTTGTTCATCAGGCTTTTGTCTCTACTAAGAAACATACTTTTGTTATGTTTCATTAATATGATGACGATAGGTAAGGCTCACCCTCGGCGTAATCTGTTAGGGTTGCCTTACCTATTGTCATCTATTACCCCAATATTTAGTACACAATTAGGGTAGTACCAGCACCTGTTGTACTCATTAGCCATCCCAAAGAATTAGTAGTACCACAATACTCAATAAAATCAGCGTATTTTAAACCTTTTCTTTTGTCATTTTAAAGCCTTCCCCTCAAATAGTTTATTTCTTCGCCACCTTCCTATTTCGGACACCATACAATAATTTCACAAATGTATACTAACGCTATAAATATTCATTTCTCATCAATTATGAATTTTTTTCTCATTTAATCTGAAAACATTCTCATTAAATATGACACTATGTACAGACAATAAAGTTGTGTACTTTCCCCTTGGTATATCAACGTTTATGGTGATTTTGCGATTTTAAAATATACAATAAAGTTGTGTACTTAAGAGTAAAATCCAATTATTTTCACCTGTACGATATACAATAAAGTTGTGTACCAAAATCCAATATATGTGGTTTTAATTTTTTATTAATATGTTCTCGTCTTTAACTTAACTAAAATCTCTTATCATAATACAGCTCTGATTGAACCAAAGCAGTCGTCCCCTGATTTTAACTAAATCCTTATGACACTTGTTCATCAGGGTTTTGTTTTTAATAAAAAAGATTTGCGCATTATGTTTCCTTAATATTTAGTACACAACTTTATTGTCTATTTCTCGATTTGTACACAACTTTATTGATTTAGTATATAACTTTATTGTCTGCAAATAAATTAATGTGTACAGACAATAAAGTTGTGTACTAGCTCTCCTTGGTGTATCAACGTTTTTTCGATTTAATGAGACTCAAATAACACTTGGCATTCCTGGACAAGTGGCTACACCCCAGTATATACCTATTGAAAATCTGACATTAATATAAGATTGTAACACTATCTTGTTATCAGATTCTTCCGCAAAAGAGGGTTGAAAGAGGTCAGGGCTGCATTTCATAGAAACTTCACGTTTGAGATCACGTTTTTCCCGATACTGCATTCGCCAAGCAATTCTATAAAGTTCGCGTCTATACTGTTCAATGGCTCCCATTGAATTTACCTCCTTATGTTTCATATACGTGTACATAAGGGAGGGAGTTATCAAATTCTATTTAACAACCGTTAAAAGAGCGAAGATTACTTCTTTGTAAAAAAAATATATTTCTTTGTGGTCTTTGTAACTTTTTAAAGAAAGGAATCGAATCATCCTCTTATAGACTGTGATAAGCGAATGCCAGGAATGGAAGGAGGATTTCACTTGAGCTTTTTGATGTTTGTACCACAGTTTTTAATCCAGGTGTTTACCATAGTCGTCGCTTTAGTGATATATGACAGATTTTTCAAAAGAAGATGAATCCATGTGGAAGCTGAATCACTTTGCTCCGGCAGAATACCTGGGTACCACATAAAGAGCGATTTGCATCGCTCCGTAACACATTCATTTATGTATTCAGTCTTGAATAAGCTTCAGACATTTAATGAGCTGATATCCACGCCCAAATATTCTGCAAGCCGCATTTCTGTATCCGCTTTGACTTTGCTCCAGAGTAGTCTTAGTTCGTGTGTGTATCCCCGACAAAGATACTTGGCCGTAATACGATCCTCCAGCTGATGTTGCTCCAGAACTTGATTCCGCGCCTTCTCATTTCCTGGCGTACACGTTACTGTTCCTTTGATACACGATCCTGCATCGTCCTCATGTGTAGCTCGAACAGAGGGCCAAGCTTAAAATTTGATTCCTTTATCTTCTTGATATTCAGCTCTAGTATCGTCAACAAAAAGGGCAGCTCCACGTACTCAATAACAAGTTGCAATTCTTTCACATTGTCTGCCTCTATGTAAATTCACACCATTCTCTTGAATTATTTGCTATTATTAGGGGTGAAAAGGAGTGAAATCATTAAAAAGTACAGGTATGACACGTCCCTTAGATGCGCTAGGTCGTATTGTCATTCCCAAAGAAATGCGGAGAGTGCTAAATTACGAGATAGGCGATCCCATTGAATTCTTCCTTGATGAAGAGGCGGGTATTCTTTGCCTTCGGAAGTATATTGGAGTTGCTTGCATGCTGTGCGGATCATTGGAGGGCTTAACTTACTTTAGAGACTCATTTATGTGTGTAAACTGCATTCGCGAGCTGAAGAGTCATCCAGGTTCCAGTAAATTACCTTCTCCCTATCCAGCAGCTGCAGGTCATGTTTATCCGAAAACTAAAAAAAGAATGTATCAATCCAAACCGCAAATGGTTGATAAGCTTAGAAGGCTTATTGAATCAGATCCAAACGCCTCCCAAAAAGAATATGCTAAACAACTTGGTATATCGCAAGGGCGTGTTTCGCAACTTAAAAAATTACTGTAGACAGTAGAATTGAAAAAGGCTCCCTATTTTAAGGAGCCTTCAGATTTTATAGGAGTTACTTTCAAGCCAGCGTGATAACTGCTGCTCGCCGATCTGTTTATTGGCCACTGGATGGCCATATTAAACGATCGATGAGGTTCAGCTCCATGCCATTTATATTTAAATTACTATTTTCGTTCATTCTTCGTTTGTATTGTTCTTCCGGCAGTTAATATATACTGCAAAGGGTCATTTATTTTGAGATACGACAGACTTTGAGACACGCTGCCTTCCGGATTAACTTTTGGACGTTTTCGATCCGGGATATCTCTAGGCGCGAAGTCTTCATCCATTTCCACCGATAGATTAAAAGAGCCAATGATGTGCAAATCTTCTTTCCCTTCTCTAATCGTAGAGCCTGTCCGATTTAATCCACTCACCGTAATACTCCCTCTGGTTTCGCCTGCTGAGTTTTTCTCTTCCACAAGCTTGAAATTTTGAATATCCAGTGCAGAAGGATTGTCAACACTGTCTCTTCCTCGGTCCGCTTCTATTACTCTTTGAAAAGTCTTGCTTTGGTCAAAAGCCGGATTTTTTAAAATCACTTTGTTGTTCCTGTACTCAAACGGGATATTCATACTTCTCAGCAATACTCCAAGCGGAATGACAAAGGCATCCTGAATCACTTCGGGCTGAGTGTCCATCTGTGCTGGAGTATTGTTCAGTTTATATGTTTTTGCTCCCTTTTGAAACACAATTTCATTTGAACTCCACCTGATTTTTGCTTCCTGAAGTTTACCGTTATAATCAACTTTTGCGCCAAGAAGCTCGGCAACGGAACGAAGCGGAACCATGAGACGTTTTTCTTCATTAACGTAGGGACCAATCGGTGCGCAGTACAAAACATCATAATCATTCACTTTGAGCAAAGAGGTTCCTTTGACATGAATAGAGTGATTAATCGGTGCTGCAGTAGCGTTATAAGAATAGGTTCCAAATATAGCACTCACAAGAACTGCAAGAGATAATACAGCCGTTCTATAAAAATATTTTCGTTTCATTTTTTTACCCTCCGTTTATATAACGAAGCAAAGTCTTTTTTTGTTGCAAACATTTAAGGAACTCTAATATTTACAGTTTCTTCACCAGGATTAACAAATGAAGCTGTAACTTGCGAACTCGGTACATTGCAGTATCCTGCAGTTTGTGACGATGTAGTCCACGGAGAATTATTTGTTGAGCTTGTGCCAATATAAGAATTGTACCAGTGAACTCCGTTAATAAACGATCCAGAATGTGGAGAACCATCTTTAGACGCTATAGTTGTCGATCGTTTAATTGATTGATTATAGCCACTAGTATTCCAACCCCTAACATCTCTTACCACAGTGTAATCTTTTTGAGAACTACCTACAATGGAACCCGCTGCATATAAAGCGACTTTATCAGACGTTGGAACATAAAATTTCAAAAATATAGTTTGGCCCGATTCAAAGACTGCACCTTTTGAATAGCCATTCTGTCTTATGAACATTGCCCAGTTATCGTTTGTAGGCTGATGGAAAAAACCCGCATCAACCTCATTTGCTGCAATTCCGCCTGCATAAATGTGGGCTGTATCACCATTTCCTCCAGGTTTATTCTCATCATGCATTTGCCCTTTATTTTGAGAAGGTAGATATACATATCCAGAAAACCATGAGTATCCGGTATTTGATTGAACCTTTCTATATGGTCCATCAGAAGGAGCACATGAAACATTTTGAGTTGAGAAAGATTGTGTAAGATCGCATGTTTGCTTTGGAGCAGCGATAGTTTGTCCTTCTTTAGTTTTAAATAAATTTTCTCCTATTTGCTCTGCATTTGACCATTGCTTCAATAATTCAGGCTTGTTTGCAAAAATCTCTCCATCATCTCGAATGTATACTACATTGGTTCTTTCTTCAGCAGGTATGTCTTTCATTACATCTAAAATGATAGCTCTATCAGTACCGGTGATATGGGGATCAATAAAAGTTTTAGAGTCTAGCAATTCGGGCTCAACACCATACTTTCCAATTTCAGTGGCCTTATAAGTATCATCTGAGACAGAAGCCGGCTTAGCTAATTCCTGATTCGAAACGCCTTCCGCACCCGTAAGACACGGAAAGACTGTCATTGCAAGCAAAGGGACCACTAACATTGTTTTTTTTATTTTACCATTAAAGCTAAATTTCATTCATTTTCCATCCTCTCTTTTTTTTACAAAAATATACCTTACGCGTTTCTGGAATAAATGTACACTACAACCATGTAAAATTGTAAAATTTTTGTAATTTTTTTGTAGTGTGACACTCTTCCTCTCATGAAAAATACATCAGTTTCATATTGTTCTTATGACATACCCTCCCCTCCTTTTTGCCATACACATTAAACAAATGACATTTAATTGAAGAATCATTTGTTACTTTACATTTCTTTATAAAAGATGGAATACCTCTGGTAATCATTGCCATCTATAATAAATCCAAAGATTTTTTTCAATAGGACACTAAAAAAGATAAAAAAGTATTACGGGTTTTGTCCCCCTTGATCACATTTTATTTCTCAGATTCTCGAAGAAACAGGTCATATGCAGCCATGAGGTCATGCACTTCCTCCAAGGTCAATTTATTATTCTGTCTACTTTCTCCTATCCATCCTATGATATATCGCCAGCAACCATAGCCTTCTCTGTGCCTGTGCCATCAGGTATTATGCTGCGGAGCTGATTCAAAACATAATCACTCTCTCCATCCCCACTCACCACCAATTAGATTATTTATTTCTTGTTATGAATTGGATAAAGCTCTATTGTATTCCTTTACACCCGTCTCTCAAATTTTGATATGCTGAAAAATAGAACGAATGGGATTTGGAACGGATAATGAACAGATACCCACGAAGTAGTTACTCCTAAGCCAAAAAGGATCAGACGTGTCGTGCTCTGGCCCGTTATCAATGTCGTGCCTTGACCGATCGAAACATCGTATCACTTCCCCGGGTCAACCTCTACCCCTTCTGCCTGCTGCAGTAGTTTCTACCCTGCTCGGTAACGTAGCAAACATGCTTCTAGGGACACTTTCTGCAGGTGTTGTAGAAGCTGCTACTACAATGTTTGTACGCGTATCAAATTATTTACATTTTATGACTTGAGAAAATGTATATAAATATCTCTAAAGCATTTTATAGCATAATTATGATCGTTATGTGGGAATAGCAATAGTTTTGATTGGGGGTCTGATTGAACATTGTGATGTAACTCTTTAGTCTGATACATACGATTGTACTGGTTAATGAGTTCGTCCAAAATCATAGATTGCTCAAGTACACATGCATGTCCGAAGCCGACATACTGTTTGTAAAGATCATGCAATCGTTGTCTGGCACTTTCCATTTGTTTAGTTAAGGATTCATCTATGTTCATATATTCATTACCCCCTAGTTATTTTCATTTTAGGAGAAGATGAACAACTACATTGTGTACGTTTTTTAGCCAAAACTGTAATAAAAAAAGACCAGCCGAAGGCTGGTCCATACCTATCAACTTTATTAAGCTGATCCAACATGATCTTGCGGCTGGAATGTTCCAGATGACGGCTGCTGAACTGGTACTCCGAATACCAGTAAGAAACTAGCTGTCACTATAATTAAAGCTATCTTTTTGATCATTTCTTTGCCACACCTCCTCATACATGGATTGGAACTGAGCCTGTACACCAGGAGCCGCTTGTGTTTTAAAGTGTAGATATAGTCCAACACAATTGGCAATTAGTAGTACAGTACATTATTAATTGTAACAGCTTTTTCCAATGCGTCTATTAAGCACTTAAAGCCATATGCATGTCTTTGTTTATTAAAGCTGTATTTGGCCATTTTGTACCAATACCGTGCCTGCTGTTGCAGTAAAAACGGCTCAATAGGAGTAGGATCTTGATATGACTCAATTTTAGACTCAAAGCGACGAAGGATATGGTCTACATCAATGTTGTATTTGTTGGCTGCCTCAATGATATTCAAAAGTTCATTAAATACATGCTTTTCACCAGATATATGTTCTACGTAATCCGATAGGACACTAACATCTCCAGTCATAAGCCTATTTACGTAAGTGTTTATTTTAGCCCAGCGCTGGAACAAATTAAGCCAATGAAGTGCATCTGGGTCTTGCTCCCTCACCCAACTTAGATCGGTATAGCCACGTATATGCTCTAAAGCCCGTTCGTGATCTCCAGTTGCATCACAAGCATGTGCGCACAGCAGTTCAGCGTAAGCTATGTATACAAAAAGGTTTCTTGTCTGATTTCATTTGTCGCTTGCCGTTATGAGCTAAGTTATATTGAATTTGCCCTAGCTTATACATTTGACATAAATATTTATTAGACCTTATCCCACACGCTCAATGATCTATACACGTTGGCTAACTCTTTTAAGGCATCCAGTTGGTGAAATTCATCTAAACGGTCAACAAAAGGTTCAAAACGGCAGCTGTTTGAAGATTTTGAGCCTCATCTTTTCCGATCCGAAGGCTGAACAAACGATACTGACATATAGCAAGTCGTTCTGATGATATTAGTGAATTGAAATAAAATTTGGAGAATGGTTGTAAAATCTAAGGCTCATTTCTCTTTATATAATGAGACGCCGGTGATCCACAAAAAAACTTAATTTAAAGGAGGTAATATTTATGGCAATTGGTGACAAATTAACTTCGAGAGATCAGCTTTACGGACGTGACAGTGCCGATCTGTTGGCAAGAACACTTTACGGGGAAACTGAAAACGACTCTTCATCTCGTGTAGGTGTTGCTTATACACAACTTTATTGTCTGTAGACAATTAACCAGTGGTCTGTGTGGTGTCATAATTAATGAGAAAACAACAAGCTGAATACATGATTATTCAACGATCAATTTCATAATTAGTGAGAACTCATTGACACGAAGTTATTCGGTTCACTCTAATTTTCAAATTTCATGAGAATATCCGAAACTCTTAAACTGCGCTTTATAAGTTGTGATACTTCTTCTTTGTCAATTATGATAATTTTTCTCGTCCAACCTGAAAATTTTCTTACTAATTATATCACTCTTTTCGGACAATAAAGTTGTGTACCAGTAACCCTTGGTATATTAACGTTTTTAGCTTATTATGTGGTTATATATACAATAAAGTTGTGTCCCAATATCCAATATTTGTGATGTGTATCTTTTTATTAAATTCTAAATATATGTACATTAAATCCTTATATATTCTGCTCCTATCTTTTACTTTTCTATATATTTCTTTACCATAATATCGCTCTCTATTTAAACCAAAGCAGCCGTCCTGATTTAACAAAGCCTGATGACACTTGTTCATCAGGCTTTTGATTTTTACTAAAAATGATTCTCTTTAAAATTTAGTACACAACTTTATTGTATGTACTCAAGCGTGATAGCAAAGCTGTCACTAAGACAAAAAAGGTGCCTCTAAGCACCTATGTCTGCTCTAATACACAGACTCAGCAACGCCAAATGCAGCTAAACTCTGCGCAGTATGTTTTACTGCCGTCGGCATCACTTGACCGACGAGAGCGGAGCCTGGAACGTAATCCAGACTGATCTTTCTATTAAGGATAATCTATATGATGCGATTTATGAAATCCAGCTTTTGGTTAAGGCATGACACTACCGTTAAGCATTCCAGCCTAAACCAGAACACATTTTCGGCTCCTGCCCGCATAAGTATAAGTTCAATCGTTATTTTGAAATTGCCGTATAATATGGTCAGCTGTTCGGATCGATAGAGCGATGGTAGTTAACGTCGGATTAGCCGCAGACATGGAAGGCAGCATGCTGTTGTCTGCAATAAACAATCCCGAAACACCAAAAATTTCACCATAAGGGTTGGCCGCTGCGGTAGAAGAATCTTGACCAATACGGCATGTTCCGACGTAGTGCCGCTCCCTTCCTGGTACATGTCTGCATACTTCAGAGGTTAAGGATACCCCAGTGGCATTAACAACATTCTTTACCCCTGCAATAGTTTGACGAATAACTCGTTGATCAGTTTCACTATAGGAAAAATGCACCCGAATCTTTGGAACACCATATTCATCTTTCCTATCAGGATCTAGAGTCAAATAATTATCAAAATGAGATTCGAGTTTGCAATAGGCATGAAAATTGATCGGAATCTCCTTCAATACAGGCTGCATATCATACTTATACAAATAATATTTGTCATTTCTCCTAATATCAACTTGAAATGGAGTGCCTTCTTCCTCAGGAACTACTATACTAAGTGCCCCCAGTACCTCAGGAAAAACTCCCCGACCCACTGTTCCTTGTGCAATCACAGCCCCGTGATCAGTAAGGTAATGGCCAATCGACCTTCCTGTTACACCTGAATGAAGCAAAATACGCGGGGTTTCCAATGTACTTGCCGATAAGACTACTTTTTTGGCTCTGATACGGTGTGACTTTTTGTCCTGTGAAACGACTTCAATCCCGACAATGCGTCCATGGTCGGTAAGCACCTTCACTGCACGGGTATTTACTGACAGATCAACGGGTCTACGATTCATGGCATATGCGAAAAATATTATCGAGCTAAAAAATACGTTGGAGTTTGTCACACCATATTGCGTTGGCTCTAAATTTAAGGACATAGGTCTGTGCGTTGCCTTATAATAACCATGTTGACGAAGCCTTCCCAACATAATTTCCGAAATAGGAGATCCTTTGGATATATTCGTGTTCACATTCATGATTGCTTCTGCTGCTGAATAGTAATAATTCATCTCTTGCAAAGAAATAGGCCAACGTAATAATTCTGAATTTGCCATTCGTGGAGTTAGATTTGACCAAAATAATGTTGCACCACCAAAAACAATTTTACTCATTGCTCCCGGAAGTTCCGGAAGCTCTTCGCCATAAAAACCGAACTTATTGGTGACTAGCGAAGAGTTCTGCTGATAGTTAATTGTAGGCAGATTCATGGCATGTGTAGGCAGAAAAAGATCTCCTGCCTCAACAACGCCAATCTTTTTCCCGTTGTTTCCCCATTGATCTGCTAGCCTCCAAAGTACCGCGCCTCCTCCCGCACCACTTCCTACAATCAACACATCGTATTCAATCTCTATCATTTTTTCCAAGGGGGTAATTTGAATCCACTGATTCAACTCAGGATTTACAATCGGCAAGGAACAATAGGAAGCATCCAATGGTTCGTCAGAAGACGTATTCTTTGGACCGCATTCCATGAACTGCTGGGATCGTTCTGCAGTTCCAAGAATATTCAAATTACCTAAGCTTACTTTTGCACTCTCCAAAGAACGAGGACTGCCGTTTTGTTCTCTGTTCATACCACGGTTCAGGAACTCCATTGTTCCAACACACCTCCCGAGAAATTCATGGCGCCTGTTAAGCAATATTATTTTGCGTTATGTATATTCAATGACAGGGTAATCAAATTCGGATTCATTGGACCTATTCAAAATTATCCACTTGAAGTGGTATTCTTTTACACTTCCAATTGTACTGTACATTTTGGTAATTTATAACTTTTTTTCGCAGTCAATCCGCATCTTGACCCTTCCTTTTCCGCTAATTGGCCTACCCGCATACCGATTCGTAGTGACAATAAATTTCAAATGAATTATTGCAAATACATTCGGTTAGAATACTTGTGGAAACAACCAATTCGATCCTGTCGAATTGAGAACCCTTCAAAGTTAAGATTCTGCAAATACCGCGATAACCGGTACTTTAGCGGTAGACCGCGGCATTCCACTGAGATGATGGGTGACTTTTCCGTACCATTGCAGTAGAAAAACGACGTGAAAATAACAGTTATTGGGAGCGAACAATGAATAAAACAGCTGAAGTGATCATGCATCCCCCATTTAACCCAATACACAGTGGGCTATATAACCCGGATGAATTATATAAGAACTTTGATCCCCATAACACGCTCAGCGTGTCAGTGACCCCGGATTTTCAAAACCTTATATATTTCCATCAAAAAGGACTCACCGCCGTCTCGGACCCTTACGCCGCTATGATGGAAGCCTTGCATGACGCTTCAGTCGGGCTTGGACTGAGGTCATTTTTGGCCAACGAGATGCGATCCGGGAGACGTCCTGTTTCCATTATGGGGGGGCACAAGGAGCCGCGCGGCAGCGAGACATACTGCAAGGTTGCACACATTGCCCAGAAGCTTTCTGAATCCGGCTTTATCGTCGTTAGCGGCGGCGGACCTGGTTGTATGGAAGCAACGCATCTGGGGGCGCTTTATGCCGGACGCTCCGCAGATCAGCTTACTTCCGCCATCAAAAGATTGCATGAAGCATATGCCGATTTTCCGGTAGACATGCAGTACATCCTCGAACACAAAGAAAATATGTGGACTATCAATGAAGATCTAATGAGCAAACTCCACGCATGGATGCTCCCTGCTTGGGAGATTGCCCAGGAGCTTAAGAACCAACTCACCCCCATCAATAACAGTTTGGCTGTACCAACCTGGCATTATGGACACGAACCGTTCACACCGCTTGCAACCCACGTAGCAAAGTACTTTCTCAACAGTACACGGGAAGACGTCCTTCTATCATTGGCATCTTGCGGTATTGTTTTTTCCGAGGGGAGGGCGGGTACGATTCAAGAGGTGTTCCAGGATGCTGCGCAAATTTTTTACCGCGGCAAGAAAGACAACCTCCCCAACCCGATTACATCAATGTTATTTCTGGGTCGTAATTTCTGGGAGGTCCCTGAAGTCCCCGATGGAAAAGTACACGTTCCCGTGATGGACTTGCTCAAACAGCTCTTCGTTGTTTCAAAAAACATGACCGATGAGCAATTCAAACGCTATATCCGTCTTGTTGATGATGCTGATGAAGTGGTGAAGATCATTATTGAAAATGCGCCGTCCGCTGACCAGGTTGTGCATA of Paenibacillus polymyxa M1 contains these proteins:
- a CDS encoding AbrB/MazE/SpoVT family DNA-binding domain-containing protein, which encodes MKSLKSTGMTRPLDALGRIVIPKEMRRVLNYEIGDPIEFFLDEEAGILCLRKYIGVACMLCGSLEGLTYFRDSFMCVNCIRELKSHPGSSKLPSPYPAAAGHVYPKTKKRMYQSKPQMVDKLRRLIESDPNASQKEYAKQLGISQGRVSQLKKLL
- a CDS encoding copper amine oxidase N-terminal domain-containing protein, yielding MKRKYFYRTAVLSLAVLVSAIFGTYSYNATAAPINHSIHVKGTSLLKVNDYDVLYCAPIGPYVNEEKRLMVPLRSVAELLGAKVDYNGKLQEAKIRWSSNEIVFQKGAKTYKLNNTPAQMDTQPEVIQDAFVIPLGVLLRSMNIPFEYRNNKVILKNPAFDQSKTFQRVIEADRGRDSVDNPSALDIQNFKLVEEKNSAGETRGSITVSGLNRTGSTIREGKEDLHIIGSFNLSVEMDEDFAPRDIPDRKRPKVNPEGSVSQSLSYLKINDPLQYILTAGRTIQTKNERK
- a CDS encoding aspartyl-phosphate phosphatase Spo0E family protein — its product is MNIDESLTKQMESARQRLHDLYKQYVGFGHACVLEQSMILDELINQYNRMYQTKELHHNVQSDPQSKLLLFPHNDHNYAIKCFRDIYIHFLKS
- a CDS encoding GMC oxidoreductase; this translates as MEFLNRGMNREQNGSPRSLESAKVSLGNLNILGTAERSQQFMECGPKNTSSDEPLDASYCSLPIVNPELNQWIQITPLEKMIEIEYDVLIVGSGAGGGAVLWRLADQWGNNGKKIGVVEAGDLFLPTHAMNLPTINYQQNSSLVTNKFGFYGEELPELPGAMSKIVFGGATLFWSNLTPRMANSELLRWPISLQEMNYYYSAAEAIMNVNTNISKGSPISEIMLGRLRQHGYYKATHRPMSLNLEPTQYGVTNSNVFFSSIIFFAYAMNRRPVDLSVNTRAVKVLTDHGRIVGIEVVSQDKKSHRIRAKKVVLSASTLETPRILLHSGVTGRSIGHYLTDHGAVIAQGTVGRGVFPEVLGALSIVVPEEEGTPFQVDIRRNDKYYLYKYDMQPVLKEIPINFHAYCKLESHFDNYLTLDPDRKDEYGVPKIRVHFSYSETDQRVIRQTIAGVKNVVNATGVSLTSEVCRHVPGRERHYVGTCRIGQDSSTAAANPYGEIFGVSGLFIADNSMLPSMSAANPTLTTIALSIRTADHIIRQFQNND